The genomic segment CAGAGTACAGTTGTATTTCTCTTTTTAAAACCGCAAATAAACATGTGGGCGAAATTCCTTGGAGTTTGTTGCGTTCAAGAAAAACATTCACGAAGGACATGGTGAGGGTCAGAGCAGAGTCTGTtatgaacacaaacacacagcagcTTGCCTCACTGTAGGAATTTCATTTAGTGTGTCCAGCAGCAGTTTTTCCATCAGAAGTAATGAAATGTCACCGCTGTAATAGAGCCGAGCAAAGACCGCATTGAGAAACACTGCTTGTGTACACAAGAGCCACCCACGGGCTCAATGTTATCTCCCGTTATTATTATAACAGGTCTTTTTCCTTTTGTGTGTCTGTAGATTTTCGTCGGCGAGGTGTCCATGTACGCCATGAAATCGACAAGGGAATCTCTCCTGTCTCAGGAGAAAACCATCGTAACTGGCGACTGTTGTTACCTCAACCCTCTTATTCGCCGCGTCATACGCTTCATcggtaaataatattttttttaaattaacattAGCTAAGCAATATTTCAAGAAGCGCGGTGATCAAGCAAGTTAAATTTCCATGACCTTTGCGTGCGTGATGAGATGGGGCATTTGTCCAAGATGGCACAAAGCCAGTCGATGCAGTGATGGATTCGATACCAGCCGCAAACTAAATAAAATCTTTAATGGCCGCCTTTTACAAGGCTTCTTTGGAAAATGTTCATTGGAGTTCACTTTGCTTCTCGCAATTAAATTGCAGCACACATTTTAGCCGTTTCTTGACTTAAATAAGTTGTTGTTTTAGTATTTTTTATACTCAAATTAGAAAAGTGACATTTTGGACAAAGCACTACAACAGCTGTCCCCTGTTGCAGATGAGAATACAAAGTCATTTCATGCCTATGCAAGCCAGATAGCTAATCAGCCGCCATATTTCACAGTGAAATCAATGCAGACGCTGCTAAGATTGATTGGGCTGCAAATGTCCATGCAAATATGCACATTAAGCAAATATTTGTAGCTTTGTTGCCATGCAACTCAAACTTTTGTTTTCCTGAGTTTGGAGGAAATAAAAATGGatttttcctaaaaaaaaaaaaagaaaggcaaaCAAAGTACAGGgatgaaaaaaacacaaattcagcCAAGTTCAGCAAAGGGAAGTGACACTGAAACAGTGACCTAAATACAAGCCAGGTGATGAGTTAACAAGTTACACTTGGAGAAGGCACGTGACTGGGCGGAGCTTATTGCTCTTGATAGAAACCAGCAGGTAGATGACAACAGgtggaaacaaaaaaatgagcAAGTCAAGCCATgaggaaaaaacacacacaaagaaatcaaaattgacaaaacaaaatcaaataaaaaaaaagtcaacaaaacAGCAATCATGGCAGATCAATTTTAATTACCTAGAAAAGACACAAGACGGATGTGACAAATTTCCCAAAGTGCAAACGTGcgtgcaacaaaaacaatacGAAATGAACCAAccaaaatatataatttaacAACCTCTTCTTGCTAATGCGTCctctaataacaacaacaaataaaaatggctGGCATCAGTCGGCTTCCCGTTACATCCTGGTACGGCGTCTACATTTATTCGAGTATATATCATTCGAGTTACTACTTTAATTAAGTAAAGGTGTTGAAATAGTTCTCCGCAGTGTAAATGATGATTTTGGCTCAGGCGCAGAAACCACAGCCCAAATTTCACACTAAACTCATATTTGCTATTACGCAATACCACatggtattttttttgcaggcttgTATCATCccaaattttcacattgttattCTTTGTGCGTCCATAGGTGTGTTTGCATTTGGACTCTTTGCTACAGACATCTTTGTCAATGCCGGCCAGGTGGTCACGGGCGGCCTCTCGCCGTACTTTCTGACAGTTTGCAAACCGAACTACACCGGCACCGAGTGCCGTTTGAATCACCAGTTTATCAATAATGGAAACATCTGTACCGGAAATCCCATCATTGTCGGGAACGCCCGGCgatcttttccgtccaaagacgCCTCGCTGAGTGTTTACTCTGCTGTTTACCTGACGGTGAGTTTTGATGATGTGTCCATTTTAAATACCGCCAGTTCAAAGTGAATGAAAGATTCAAAGTATTAGGAACAACTCATTTCACACCCAACCACAATTTGAGCACAGGCAGGGATTTTCGGAGAAAACATCTATTTGTATTCCCACTTACCGAAATTCTTTTCAGCTGCAGGAAAGTGAAAGGGgaatagaagtgtgtgttttgataaacagaaaataataatccacagaCGTGTTTGTTGTTGTGGGCGCAGCAATACGTCCTTGAAAGGCTGTTGAAAAAGTGTCTGGCTTCAAAACATGACCTTGGTCACATCTGGTTGTGGATTTGTGGGAAtaacaaaccatacacacagtaAAGTCAGCAAACTGGTTGCCGTAGTCAACACTTTGATAAACTCAACAAACAGattgttttttaaaaacatattttgcgAGCTACACGCATCTGGTACGAAACTCTAGTGGTCTCGGTACGGTTCCGTGCAAGCCCTGCCGAGGTTAACAACAGAGTTTACCAACTACTCCTTCTTCCTTTTCCAGATGTACATCACCAGTACCATCAAGACCAAGTCCAGCCGCTTGGCCAAGCCTGTCCTCTGTCTCGGGACTCTTTGTTCAGCCTTCCTCACCGGACTCAACCGGGTCTCAGAGTACCGGAACCATTGTTCGGACGTGGTGGCTGGATTCATACTTGGATCAGCAGTTGCACTTTTTCTggtgaggacaaaaaaaattctgatcctgacttatgtatttttctttcaagGTCACAATTGGTTTAAGTCGAGGTGGTCTAACAAAGAGACCCGTAGGGAATCCCGTCCGAATCGAAAACGATTTATTCCACAGTCTCAGAGGCTTCTTAGGTGTAATTGCTGTCAGGTTGAAGAGAAGAGAGAAGACATAGCGGGAAGACTGACGACACGTTAGCGAAACGGGAGTCCTACTGGCACCGAGCGTGCTTTTAATCAGGGGATTGGATTGTTCCCTCTGCCAAGGTTTTATCCCACATCCGTCTGTTTGTTCGTCCGTCTGTCAGCTGCAAAAACTATCAGGCTGATTTGCCTCGGCTGCTGTCAATACGAGTCGACGCCGCACTTGGAGTTCATCGCAAAGAATTTTTTAGCAATTTATTACGTTCCTTGTCCAATTTTTGCTATTTAGTTCAGACTTGGTGGCGATGTCCAATGTTTAAATTGGATTGCCCGTGTTGCTACCAAATAAGAAATCCAACTCAGTCTGGATgacaggaaaaacaaattgGTACTAAGATTGTCTCGCATTTTATTTGGGAGCTTTAAAACAAAACAGTGTCTGGATAGTTTACTTCAAATGAGCTTTCTTGCGCAGGATCAGATATAATCTGTCAGTGAGCATCAGGATTAAGATTAAACACAGTGTTTGGAATCACACAGCCAAACCCGCTTGGGTTTATAAAATATTGGTTTTCTTGTTCAGATCTAATCAAAGAGACATTTTCGTATCTTATCCGAGGAGCAAAGGTGTTTTCTGCTTCATGTTCAGAGACCAAGTTTGGTTATGAGATTTCCACTATacgtttaaaaaatgtcaaatttccTTTCTCTCATTTTAACTTTATTCGTAGTTTTGACAAATGACAACGAGAGAGATAAACATTGAAGACTAACTGACGATTCTACTACAACGCACTCCACAACTGGACCAAACTTTCTCTGGGCTTATTACTTTCGATTTTACCGTAATTAAAAACATGGTTTGGGAATATGGCCAATTATTAACTACTGGCACTGTTTTAAGAACATTACAAATTAGCCAAGCTGTTTACAAAATCCCCCAATCCAACAGAGTCTCCCTAAACGCATTAAATTTTCTATAAAATCCTTCTAAATACTCTCAGGTGGACTCGTACAGTTTGCATGACTCGTTTCCCCCGTCCCGTATTTATTGTCGATTGGGCGACAGGGCGTGTGCGTGGTGAACAACTTCAAAGGCGTCCACGGCGCCACGACCAAACAGAAGAGCGAAGATTACCGCGGCCTCCCCCTGATGACTTTCCCTCGCGTCGAAAGTCCCCTGGAGACCCTCAGTGCACAGGTACAACctcgaagttttttttttaataattggcAGAATTCCCTCtaggcttttttttctctttctttctttacaaATGACTCATCAACAAAGCATGAATGTTTGCATGCACCTTGTCCTCGTCTCCCTGAATGAAACGCTAACAGAAGATCCTGACACTTGCCTGATGATGTTTTCCCTCTTTCCATTCACCACGACCCCTTTCCACATTTCTCCCAATACCCTTTCTTGTCCTTAAAATCCCCCCTCTCCCTTTTTTTACCCTCCTGCTATCACATCCATTTTCAGAACCACTCGGCATCAATGACGGAGGTCACATGACTAAGGGGGCAGCACCGGGTCACGTTTGCGTCTCCGCAGCACTTCCAGACACAATGACAAGGACGCATGTCACGTGGCTC from the Syngnathus scovelli strain Florida chromosome 13, RoL_Ssco_1.2, whole genome shotgun sequence genome contains:
- the plppr1 gene encoding phospholipid phosphatase-related protein type 1 isoform X1 codes for the protein MASNHILRSYSIIPCFIFVELVIMSGTVLLAYYMECTDLFSVHVQGFFCNDAELMKPYPGTEEASFVPPLILYCVVAAAPTAIIFVGEVSMYAMKSTRESLLSQEKTIVTGDCCYLNPLIRRVIRFIGVFAFGLFATDIFVNAGQVVTGGLSPYFLTVCKPNYTGTECRLNHQFINNGNICTGNPIIVGNARRSFPSKDASLSVYSAVYLTMYITSTIKTKSSRLAKPVLCLGTLCSAFLTGLNRVSEYRNHCSDVVAGFILGSAVALFLGVCVVNNFKGVHGATTKQKSEDYRGLPLMTFPRVESPLETLSAQVSLPHPPVDCDAML
- the plppr1 gene encoding phospholipid phosphatase-related protein type 1 isoform X2, giving the protein MASNHILRSYSIIPCFIFVELVIMSGTVLLAYYMECTDLFSVHVQGFFCNDAELMKPYPGTEEASFVPPLILYCVVAAAPTAIIFVGEVSMYAMKSTRESLLSQEKTIVTGDCCYLNPLIRRVIRFIGVFAFGLFATDIFVNAGQVVTGGLSPYFLTVCKPNYTGTECRLNHQFINNGNICTGNPIIVGNARRSFPSKDASLSVYSAVYLTMYITSTIKTKSSRLAKPVLCLGTLCSAFLTGLNRVSEYRNHCSDVVAGFILGSAVALFLGVCVVNNFKGVHGATTKQKSEDYRGLPLMTFPRVESPLETLSAQNHSASMTEVT